A stretch of Campylobacter showae DNA encodes these proteins:
- a CDS encoding radical SAM protein yields the protein MQIVFGPVSSRRFGVSLGVDLSPAQKCCNFDCVYCELTAAKPVAAIKNPPSVEQVIAEVKAALVVHPHIDVITLTANGEPTLYPDLARLVRELNLIKGRAKTLILSNGSGALDPKICEALKGLDIVKFSLDSAVQKTFARIDRSDDNIDVGELVAAMAKFRREFKGELVLEILVVKGLNDTKVEFVALNAALNQISPARVDISTIDRPPAYPVKGVSRELLHELAQQISGVLCVIASAKYGDEKFELSKEELLELLKRRPQSENDVINSFSESSKQNLHELLADGMIKVVDAAGTKFYRLA from the coding sequence ATGCAAATCGTCTTTGGTCCCGTTAGCTCGCGCAGGTTTGGCGTTTCGCTGGGTGTCGATCTGTCGCCCGCGCAAAAATGCTGTAACTTTGACTGCGTTTACTGTGAACTCACGGCGGCAAAACCCGTCGCGGCTATAAAAAATCCGCCAAGCGTAGAGCAAGTGATCGCCGAGGTGAAGGCCGCGCTTGTCGTGCATCCGCATATCGACGTCATCACGCTCACGGCAAACGGCGAACCGACGCTCTACCCGGATCTGGCGCGGCTAGTACGCGAGCTAAATTTGATAAAAGGCCGGGCTAAAACGCTCATCCTCTCAAATGGCTCGGGCGCGCTTGATCCTAAAATTTGCGAGGCGCTAAAGGGGCTTGATATCGTAAAATTTAGCCTTGATAGCGCTGTGCAAAAAACCTTTGCTAGGATCGACCGTTCGGACGATAATATCGATGTTGGCGAGCTGGTGGCTGCGATGGCTAAATTTAGGCGAGAATTTAAAGGCGAGCTAGTGCTTGAAATCCTGGTCGTAAAGGGGTTAAATGATACGAAGGTGGAATTTGTGGCGCTAAATGCGGCGCTAAATCAAATTTCACCAGCCCGCGTGGATATAAGTACCATCGACCGCCCTCCCGCATACCCGGTCAAAGGCGTGAGCCGTGAGCTCTTGCATGAGCTTGCGCAGCAAATTTCCGGCGTACTGTGCGTGATAGCGTCGGCAAAATACGGCGATGAAAAATTCGAGCTTAGCAAAGAGGAGCTACTTGAGCTATTAAAACGCCGTCCGCAAAGCGAAAACGACGTGATAAATAGCTTCTCTGAAAGCTCGAAGCAAAATTTGCATGAGCTTTTAGCGGACGGAATGATAAAAGTAGTAGATGCGGCGGGGACTAAATTTTACCGACTTGCGTGA